DNA sequence from the Halobacterium sp. DL1 genome:
TCGAGGACGAGCGCGCCCGGCGCGTACGCCTCGCGGACGGCCGCCAGTTCGTCCCCGAGGTCGCGCTCGGAGAACATCTACGCGACGTTGAGGATGATGAACAGCGACAGTACCGCGGCGATACCGACGGACGCGACGACGAGTTTCGTGGCCGTGCTCATGGTCGACAGTTCGCCCGCTGTGACTTAAATTGCTGTCGTTCGCGGTGCTCGCCGCGGTTCAGTCCGCGGTCGTCGGGGTGCCGTACGCGCGCCACGCCCCGGACCGGAAGCGGACGAAGTTGACGACCGCGCGGGCGTAGAGGTCCCCGAGGATGGCCGCGAAGATGGCGGCCAGCCCCCATCCCATCCCGGGCGCGACCGAGAGCGCGGGGATAACGAGCGGACCGAGCGCGAACGGCCCCGCAGCGATGGCGTAGCCCACCGGGAGCGCAGCGAACGCAAGCGGCAGGCGCACGGCGTAGGTGCCGAGGATGCCGCCGTAGAATGGCCAGCGGGTGTCGCCGGCGCCGCGAAGACCACCGCGCAGCGTCCGCGAGACGGAGAAGCCGGCGACGCCGAGGCCGAAGACGCGGATGAACGTCACCGTCAGCGCCACGTCGCCGGCGCCGAACGAGCGGGCGATGGCGCCGGCAGCGAGGAAAATGGCGGCGCCGATGAGCAACTGCGTGGCGAGCGCGATGCGGAGGGTCTGCCAGCCGTAGTCCGCCGCCTCGTCGGGGTCGTTCGCGCCGAGACGCTGACCAACGAGGGTGCTCGCGGCCGTCGCGTACCCCCACGCGGGCATCAGCGCGAGTAACATCACGCGCCGCCCGATGGCGTACGCCGCGACAGTCGTCGGCCCGAACACGCCGAGGACGAAGAGGAACGGGAACCGGCCAAACGTCCGCGAGAGCCGCGTCCCCGCCAGCGGGAGGGCGACGCGCACGATTTCGGTGGCGATGGCCGAGTCCCACTGCTTCCCGCCGAGGTCGAGCGAGACGCTCCAGCGGCCGGAGACGAGCACGGCGAAGAAGACGACGCCGGCGAGTGCGTTCGAGAGCGCCGTGCCCCACGCCGCACCGACCACCCCGAGTCTCGGGAAACCGAGGAGGCCGAAGATGAGCAGGGCGTTCAACACGATGTTCGTCGGGAGCGTGACGAGGCGGACGTACATCGGGGTCTTCGTGTCGCCCGCTCCCGCGAGCGCCCGCGCGGCGATCATGCTCCAGAATCGGAACGCCACCGAGAGCATCACCACGCGGAGGTAGTCCGCGCCGAGCGCGGTCGTCTCGGGGTCGTTCGCGAGCAGGCCCACGAGGGGGTCGGCGTAGAGCCAGGTGCCGACCGTGATGGGGACCGAGAGGAGCAGAGAGAGCCACAGCGACTGCTTGATGGCGAAGTCCGCGGCGACGTCGTCCTCGGCGCCCTTCAGCCGTGAGACGACGCTGATGGTGCCGCTCGTGAGCGCGAGCGCGAGACCGTACGGGATAAAGTAGTACTGGAAGCCGAACTCGAGGGCGGCGACGGCGGTGTCGCCGACGGCGATGCTCACCATGAAGAAGTCCGCGGTGCGCAACAGCGTCCGGAGGCCGCCGGTGACCATCGCGGGAACCGCGAGGTCGAACGCCTCCTCGCCCTTCTCCCGGTCGAGGAGGCCGAGTCTCGCGAGCGTCGCCGGGAACGCGGCGAGGAGCGCGGCGATACGGTCGCGGAGGGACATCTAGCTGGTTGGCGGTTGCGGAGCGGAAAACAACTTCGGCACGCGGCAATCCGCTCGTAGCCGACCCGGTCGAGAGCCGCGGTGTCGGGAAGTCGGTTCTCTCTCAGAAGTCGTCGCTAGACTCGGGGGCGTCCCAGGCGTCGGGCACCTCGATGACGTACTGGCCGTCCTCCTGGAGCGCGATGATGTACTCCTGGCGGTCGTACAGCTCCATGAGGTTGAGTTCGTACTGGCCCGGCGCGACGATGCGGATGGACTCGAACTG
Encoded proteins:
- a CDS encoding multidrug transporter MatE; the encoded protein is MSLRDRIAALLAAFPATLARLGLLDREKGEEAFDLAVPAMVTGGLRTLLRTADFFMVSIAVGDTAVAALEFGFQYYFIPYGLALALTSGTISVVSRLKGAEDDVAADFAIKQSLWLSLLLSVPITVGTWLYADPLVGLLANDPETTALGADYLRVVMLSVAFRFWSMIAARALAGAGDTKTPMYVRLVTLPTNIVLNALLIFGLLGFPRLGVVGAAWGTALSNALAGVVFFAVLVSGRWSVSLDLGGKQWDSAIATEIVRVALPLAGTRLSRTFGRFPFLFVLGVFGPTTVAAYAIGRRVMLLALMPAWGYATAASTLVGQRLGANDPDEAADYGWQTLRIALATQLLIGAAIFLAAGAIARSFGAGDVALTVTFIRVFGLGVAGFSVSRTLRGGLRGAGDTRWPFYGGILGTYAVRLPLAFAALPVGYAIAAGPFALGPLVIPALSVAPGMGWGLAAIFAAILGDLYARAVVNFVRFRSGAWRAYGTPTTAD